Within the Miscanthus floridulus cultivar M001 chromosome 2, ASM1932011v1, whole genome shotgun sequence genome, the region CATCTTGCCTGACAACTTCttcccgttccctcatgatgatgggtacagggcaagacaagatgtttgggtcaaccatggcttcaaggaccataccctgtgccctggcaggaaaGGTACTACCAGGGAATGAtaggacgggtgctttagacccttctaggcatAGCAGAGCCTGAAAAGTATTGCAGGTGTGTGCTCtttgccctatagagttgtaggcaccaCCTTCAGCTCcgggacatggaacccgacgaagatatacgacaaccactatgctctagaaaaggatttgtgatctccacAAATGACAGATATCCCATCACCAcattatggtcccaagggagcagcgcccgcttcCCACCCCCTCGGGTTCACTAGATCGGAGCACACGCTtcagcctccggacgccctctcagATTGGAAGACCTTTCCCACAGCGCTACTCCAGACCCCGACCCCACGTCCCTCTGATAAAGATTCATAGGAactagaaggcatgcggagcaagactgggcaaggctcataagtcaaagccaCTGTACTATAGTCCATACCCTACGAGGGGTAGTGctctgtaaccatcctgacattctatagaggcatcaacagtattgtaggcgcttatcatcctttcgcaccgaTCAGAATGGGTAACCAagctaggtagacgtgagccacaaggctaggtggaGTATGCATCCTAGCCCTCACACttataaagccgtccccttcatctataaaaggggatgcgcttcctccaataaggggaccgacttttgatggcacaacgcacaacacacaacacatacagtcaagctgctatcaagctcttggcctcctttcgacccttccatcagagacttgggactagtccctctctcgatcgtttgtaccccctactacaaaccattttcggtgctaataacacaagcagcaacaaactggacgtagggacatttagcctaaactagtataaatcttgtgtcctttagcgcatcatccgagcctaacgtgtattactataaatctacttgccggtgcttgtatgaaacaccaacagttggcgtgctaggtaggggactttgcgcgttccaaatcaggcctcggatggccacccacataATCAGCTGGGTCtcaggcgcacacgtgcgtttcggtaacctagatttcattgttacactaggaggagagctggcgctggctCACATGGTCACACAGTCCCTCCCTTTTGTCAGCCTCAGCCactagaggctcgagggctagtTAGGCGACTCCTTTGGACCCCAGTTATCCAAGGAGGACCTACGTTGCATCACCCTATCCCTAGAAGACCCCGTACAAAACGCCCCGACAGAATTTCCGTTCGGTCttcgcaacgctgcggcgaccgctggccaccttctggcactatgtATGGTTCAGCCACCCATggacaacgagttcatggggacgaTTGAACATGATACAGAGACTCTTCGTAGGCTCCTCACCGAGGAGCtaggatcgttctctagctcaGACTCTAGCatggggagccaccacccttcctgggaatgcttcatggcgcagacccccgaggggcacatcgaaagtgtctccagggaagaggccaccccgacAAGTAACCCTAGCGGTAGGTTCGGGGAGGAGACGgtagccccatctcacctaaggatggagcagctaagggcctgCAAGCTAGAGATTGATGAggtcgggcaagggctcgtctAGGAGTACACGGatatcaatcgcgagattgaacaccGCGAAGACGGTGGGCGCATGTGCACCACGGCCCGCACCATACACCAAAGAATCCTCATCGACGATGGGACCCTTTCTCACTTTgctcgggcaagccaaaacatcgccgcagcaaccgccttgctacaCGGCCTACCGGAGGCCACGATGTCCGAGGATCACCGCGCCCGCCAAGAAAtttgcacgttgctcgagcgtgcggtggcatAGCAGGCAGAAAGTTCATTGTCCTGACAACACAAGCCTGACGCCAGCCAGTGTATGCCCTCGGTGCGCCCCACCAAGGATGCGTCCATTCACCAGACACCGCTAGGCAGTAGGCAGCCCTTCGCCGTCCTAGTGCATCAATGTCTCGACCACGACCGCGAcgtgcgcagcaccatcgacaCCCGTAGGCACGCGCACGATGACGTAGGAGAGGCAGCCTACTGTGGCTGCCATCCACAACACGCTCAtgaaagcagcatccagccgagagccagtgccgACGGGTGTTtttgccagcgatcaacacaagcccttggtGCGCTACGAGGGGTCAGAACGAGCTAGCAATGGCCTACCTGATCCTATCTCAGGGGCCGACCCGCCGACTGCTTCGCCCGActctgaggtcatggagcttgaagaggatccagcagcAGAATCCAACCCTCCCAACGACTGGAGAatgctctaccttgactacctcctccacgacacactACCGGTAGACAAGACGAAAGCCCGATGGCTCGCGTGccatgccaagtccttcgttcttgtagagggtgaactctacaaagaGTCACATCAGGATCCtgcagctctgtatccctagcgaatagggaaaacttctactgagcgatatccatggtggggtctgcggtcatcatgccacaccaaggaccttggttgggaatgcattctaacagggcttctactggcccactacagtagctgatgccgagcaaattgtaccacctacgaagggtgtcagtactacgcttggcaggctcacctcccggcctaggcgctccaaatgatccccatcatgtggcccttcgcagtctgggggcttgacctagttgggccactcaaaaaggcgctcgggggcttcacccacctgcttgtcaccatagacaagtttacaaaatggattgaagcacAACCGATCttcatgatcaaatccgagcaagctgtgctattcttcctcgacatcatccatcgctttggagtaccaaactccatcatcacaaacaatggcacgcagttcaccggcaggaaattcatttgattctgcgatgaacaacacatccggatcgattgggcagccatcgcGCACCCCTAGACAAACGAGTAGgttgagcgcgcaaacggcatgctcctgcaaggccttaagcctagaattttcaaccagttgaacaagttcggcacaTGCTAGCTCGCTGAGCTTccggccgtgctctggagcctaagaacaactcctagctgggccactggctacacacccttcttcatggtctacggttccgaggctgttctcccaatggaccttgactatggagcaccaagaatcagagcgtacgatgaacagggggccgaggcatctcaccaagacaccatggaccagctagatgaagcccgtgacatcgccctcctccattcagctaagtaccaacaggtgttgcgatggtaccacagccgatgggtgtagggtcgagccttcaacgtcggggacctcgtcctccgccttgtgcaaagcaacaaggaccgccacaaactctccccaccctgggaggggccctACATCGTCACGGAAGTACTTCGCCTAAGTGCctataggttgaaaaccatcaacggcgaggtcttcgccaacacctagaacattgagtagctacgtcatttttacccttaaataaacgcatgtttCTTCTTATCAGTCTTGTCTTTACAAaacctcgatctttagtgacatctgacccctgcaaattgtgaggggccgaacctcactcgggggctgatataagtacaagtacgtttatcttgtaAACACTTCTTGTATTATCTTTGAAAatcttgcaaacacttcttgtattatctttgaaaactttatctaagtttttttatcttctcgtaaacaagtcctaaggactaagattttgggaacaaattttgagtacaactggtaggactacgggagacccacaccccagcggctacaacctctttgctcatcagcatgatcagaattaattcacctgcactcctagtttcttacaacttgggccacgggaagggttggagggcaccaaaacctcttctacaagaAGAGAAAACTGAAAAGCTATTTGtcataacaaaagatgaaaaattGATCATTTTTGAATAAATTAACCACTTACAAAATGATTTCATCACGCAAAAGACTAGTGTACTCCTAAAAtccaaaggactgttcactcgagggctcccccaaacttattcaattacattcTCTGCTAAGCTTTACTACGAGTACTACTGCGGCCGCCATGCCAATCTCTCCATTGGCAATgtccgggcatgtacatgggccagttcgtctactgcggctgccgtaccacgctctccatcggcaacatcccaCCACGTCGTAGGACCTtcgaaggcaccgtcatctgcaacatcgagcaccacgcCGGCGAATGCGGTGCCCCTCCATCGAGACATTCAggaactacgccatcatcatcagccccaACCCCGACAATGGCGTTGGGGCAGAAAGCACCTCCCGTTGAAGGAAGGCTACGACCAACGGCGTCAAAATCAACAACGCTCGTCGCCCTCCAGCGCCTCTTCTCCTCTGGCAGTGGCGACCCCTCCTCAGCATAGGCGAACCATGCCATCGCATCTACGGTGgataacctccagctcgacatcgcgctctggAATCACGGGTGGACCTATGAGTTTAtctctccctagcattaccctctcttacttaggaactaatacattcggtggaaaggaaggagaagaggtggcggtTCAAAGGATGGCGAGGAGGTGCGGCAAGAACTCTTCCCCCctcctccctatttaaagagggggcttggcagctaaggaaaggcgaaaggtttggACGAAAaaatctctgccttcccctattcaatacaaatgtgAAATCAATACTAACCGAAATCTGAGGTGACATGCCAGAAACGACAGGACGCCGCCTGGTAAGCCAGAATGTCacccgggcatggcccaccactaatgcgCCTCGGATGCAAGAACCGGGGCACACTCACCtacaggcgactctccgcttccccaggcaggactagGGATGACCCAACAATGGAACCTCCTTCCTGGGGGAGCCCAATGGGCCCCCTAGGTCGATCAGTTGGCCCAGGCAAAACAATGAACGAATGACTAACTATaagataagcacccttgtttATTTACTTTGAGTGCTGAATCCTTTGCTGagcttccgaccccagcaacggcaaggacACAAACATCGCTTGGGGGCTATCGAGGgtgcatgtttgtttaaacaccatCTTAGTCCGATCCCTCCTTACGTTTGGGAAACCAAAAGCACGGCATGTGGGAATACAACGATGAGTACAACTGGACCACCGGACCCTACGCTCCATTGGCTACAGAGTCTTTTTGGTTCACTAGCATAATCGCGTTCACAGTTCCTCACACTGCTAGCCTTAGCTCCCACCTTCCCAAAAGgactttggaggggtccacctgcagAGCCCCCCTTCAGGAGGAAGCTGGCAGATTGCTTAAAAATCAATCgcaaaaacaaaagtagcaatactTATGTAGTTTACACCGGCCTCATCGGAAACATCGGACCTGAAACCTGGCTcgaacacatctggtaggagcttctcGTCACTCGTgctaccaaggtaacgttaccgaccccgcctttatttcaattaaattatacattcaaacattgcatatgcaaaacattacatcccaacgcttcgtgccGCGTCATGAaatggtagtcgcctcattcgatatggtggcagcaggccgaggttcaaaggctggcccgcaaagggctcaaggccacctcgtgccaaacagagccagggagaaataactgagatgagccccagcggccctgcccaaccccgctcagaagcggacagggatgtCTCAAtcttttctcattcgattctaaccctgagccaaacccacagaatctccatcgaggaaaggccatcgggccacctgagcctatcgaacggctcgggcatctaccgggaggtgggttaagaagttgtggaatgccaccagagggctcttctGACCCCATCAACAAATGATGGacacggattccacacgaacatacccgttagcgagctcattgagcacaacaCTCGAGCCACCAAGGCAAGTGTTGTTTACTTGGCCCCTCCGATTATGAAAgtcaaggatggggtaacactcGAATTACGGtcaacccctatcagaccctgacaaggcctgGGGGCTCGAGTCGCTCGATACCGGGACACAAGTTTGAAGGCcccccttgccgagcccatagagtccccatttggggaattctgttggaaggcagggcaGGGAATAGTGGAACGCCATCCGAGGACTTTGCTGACCCTGTCACAAAAACCACGGAATGGGATTCCATCTAAATGCTCCGGTCTCTAGTAACACCTAACCCCAGCGAACGcaaggggtcggaccttactcgggggctggtaaaggtatggctacctcccttccttttttcgaaacaatcattacatcagattccctcctcgcatcaagaccagcggcaagattcgggAGAACAAATTGGTAAGACCACAAAAAACCAAATGACCAGACGGCTACGGTAGGTTTTGCTCAAGCAGCACAACCCAAATCTTTTCCCCTAAAAGCACCACCAGCCCTGCGGCCTTAGACAAAGGGAAGGGTCAGATCAAATAAACACTCTTTTTgattgcaaaaagggaagaaggtgaaatcaaacaaaatgaaattacgaagcaaaatcatgaaactaCTTCTAGACTcgaaagtaccaacacttgttcacatattacatataagtgttGTCCAaatttattcgactaactacttccacgaagggagaaccatttcttttagATTATCCGTTAGGTTCTtcgcaagaggagccaccaccttctcaatcgcgtccagctcatcatcctcatatgtAGGCAAGAAACCTTCACTCATCACCgccaggttgatctccttctcataatgagcatgggcgatggtgaaggcctgggtgatcccagtgtgaaaagcactctcctcaagctggcccacccgagccatgatactAGCGGCACGGGCcgcaagcgagctggtcccctcctcttgtgccacctgTAGGTTGTCGCACCACCATGGCTATGCCTGGCTGATCCTGGCTTAGCAcggtcatgaccacctccaccggcgatACGTGACCCTCGGCCAGCGGTGCCACACCCACTGTGGAAGATCCTGTCTGCTTGGCGGCCACCAAAGGTGTGGGCACCACCACAACCATCGTCGAGTCAACCAACACAGCCGTAGCATCGTCGCCACTCCTACCCGAAACAGGAGCAACGTCGAGCGACGCTGCCCATCCCACTgatgggcaaggctcttcttgggtgtCGTCCCCAGAGGGTGGCCCGTCCATAAAAGTCTACACAAAAGAAAAAGGcataaagtcaaaacaaaaaaacaaaataaaagaaagACAGGGGAGTCAGTGGCTTACCCCGATGCCTTCGGTCGATGGGAGCGCTTTagggatgaacccctagacccCTACCCCAACTCATCGAGACAGGACCACTTCGAacctgccccctgctcctggaCAAGGGAGCTTATCTCCCTCGTCTCTGAGGGCGCGGCTGCAGAGCCAC harbors:
- the LOC136537079 gene encoding uncharacterized protein, giving the protein MKAASSREPVPTGVFASDQHKPLVRYEGSERASNGLPDPISGADPPTASPDSEVMELEEDPAAESNPPNDWRMLYLDYLLHDTLPVDKTKARWLACHAKSFVLVEGELYKESHQDPAALYP